In one window of Tripterygium wilfordii isolate XIE 37 chromosome 1, ASM1340144v1, whole genome shotgun sequence DNA:
- the LOC120004106 gene encoding transcription factor MYB25 encodes MNVNQEDGPIADSQAAGVDSEHGGAESGLGGADADGGGGGGGGGGGRVKGPWSPEEDAVLSQLVSKFGARNWSLIARGIPGRSGKSCRLRWCNQLDPFLKRKPFTDEEDQLIIQAHAIHGNKWASIARLLPGRTDNSIKNHWNSTLRRRCAEFGRIMPKSVDVAEDGSLDIAKASSEDDRPNELENRTQTNGHLASIQNSNPTPYRPVARLSAFTVYNPPGGLTNDSLFSRTTPTQGPLVEAFKPDLGICKYIEDVHGEPIIPMQCGYGCCTTSSGCHSQSSLLGPEFVEYEEPPSFSTHELLSIATDLNNIAWIKNGLQNGDISLPGNRDGQRMSQGDATGTQPRISDHNIQTDHLRFEEGRNKLMGMMTEVLSTEMPRQAYCNAS; translated from the exons ATGAATGTGAATCAAGAAGACGGCCCCATCGCCGATTCCCAGGCCGCCGGGGTCGACTCAGAGCATGGTGGAGCTGAGTCGGGACTCGGTGGTGCTGATgctgatggtggtggtggtggtggtggtggtggtggagggagAGTGAAGGGGCCGTGGTCGCCGGAAGAGGACGCGGTGCTTAGTCAGTTAGTGAGCAAGTTCGGGGCGAGGAATTGGAGCCTGATCGCGCGAGGTATTCCCGGTCGTTCTGGGAAGTCGTGCCGCCTCCGATGGTGTAACCAGCTCGACCCTTTTCTCAAGCGCAAGCCTTTCACTG ATGAAGAGGATCAACTCATTATTCAAGCCCATGCTATCCATGGGAACAAATGGGCATCAATTGCAAGGCTTCTGCCGGGCAGAACAGATAATTCAATCAAGAACCATTGGAATTCTACACTAAGGCGCAGATGTGCAGAGTTTGGGAGGATTATGCCAAAATCAGTTGATGTTGCAGAAGATGGTAGCCTCGACATAGCAAAGGCATCCTCAGAGGATGACAGACCCAATGAGCTTGAAAATAGAACCCAGACAAATGGTCATCTGGCATCTATACAAAACAGCAATCCTACCCCTTATCGTCCGGTGGCACGTTTAAGTGCATTTACTGTCTATAACCCTCCAGGTGGCCTGACAAATGACTCTCTGTTTTCAAGGACAACCCCAACTCAGGGACCTTTGGTAGAAGCTTTTAAACCAGACTTGGGAATTTGCAAATATATAGAAGATGTTCATGGTGAGCCTATTATTCCTATGCAATGTGGTTATGGTTGCTGTACAACCTCAAGTGGATGTCATTCTCAAAGTTCATTGTTAGGTCCTGAATTTGTGGAATACGAGGAGCCTCCCTCTTTTTCAACTCATGAATTACTCTCCATAGCTACAGATTTGAACAACATTGCATGGATTAAAAATGGACTTCAGAATGGTGACATTAGTTTACCAGGCAACAGAGATGGCCAGAGAATGTCTCAAGGGGATGCCACAGGCACCCAACCAAGAATATCTGATCACAACATACAGACTGACCACCTGCGCTTTGAGGAAGGACGCAATAAATTGATGGGCATGATGACAGAAGTTCTTTCCACCGAGATGCCTAGACAAGCGTATTGCAATGCAAGCTGA
- the LOC119995123 gene encoding uncharacterized protein LOC119995123 — MEAAQKTQVVDVNEVEGGARRSSGANDCSDEEEEEEEESLSSHSGSTEIVGVSDKVKESSSASEIDLECGLPEIKVHSAIVERDCRICHMSLDAGNQEEGIPIELGCSCKDDLAAAHKHCAEAWFKIKGNKTCEICGSTARNVANANESDSTELSNEESDVTVATAGALPAHPVHDNRSFWHGHRFLNFLLACMVFAFVISWLFHFNMP; from the exons ATGGAAGCTGCACAGAAAACCCAAGTTGTTGATGTTAATGAGGTGGAAGGAGGTGCTCGCCGGAGCTCCGGTGCTAACGACTGCtcagatgaggaggaggaggaggaggaagagagcTTGTCAAGTCATTCAGGAAGTACTGAGATTGTCGGAGTCTCTGATAAGGTGAAGGAATCCTCTTCTGCATCGGAGATTGATCTGGAATGTGGGTTGCCTGAGATTAAGGTACATTCGGCAATAGTTGAGAGAGATTGCAGGATCTGTCACATGAGCTTGGATGCAGGGAATCAAGAGGAAGGGATCCCAATTGAGTTGGGTTGTTCTTGCAAGGATGATTTGGCTGCTGCACATAAACACTGTGCTGAGGCTTGGTTCAAGATTAAAGGAAACAA AACTTGTGAAATCTGTGGATCAACAGCGCGCAATGTTGCCAATGCAAATGAATCTGATTCAACGGAGCTGTCGAACGAGGAAAGTGATGTTACGGTAGCAACTGCTGGAGCTCTTCCAGCCCACCCAGTTCATGACAACCGTAGCTTCTGGCATGGCCACCGGTTCCTAAATTTCCTTTTAGCTTGTATGGTCTTCGCCTTTGTCATCTCTTGGCTCTTTCACTTCAATATGCCCTGA